The Amaranthus tricolor cultivar Red isolate AtriRed21 chromosome 6, ASM2621246v1, whole genome shotgun sequence genome has a segment encoding these proteins:
- the LOC130814929 gene encoding uncharacterized protein LOC130814929, with product MEAEEAGAVVGNGIRGHHINKRALRNKSLSITFNEKSLRDFVDGFHKRKKKRRKEALKQQEEAERRKRLEDRKWRRKEKEYALYGGTSPPEADAALDDEDVEHSDKMELNPSVSGMKAYDNGDMMVTVTTRAITREEDYPTQKAAAPPSSVSTDGAEKKHNIPVSKKKSFKKVRKGRSRPKLNSKRDRRKGKNNANKRRH from the exons ATGGAAGCAGAGGAAGCAGGTGCTGTGGTTGGTAATGGCATAAGAGGTCATCACATCAACAAGAGAGCTCTTCGTAACAAATCTCTTTCCATTACTTTCAATGAGAAAAGCTTGAG GGACTTTGTTGATGGATTTCATAAGCGTAAGAAGAAGCGGAGAAAGGAAGCTCTGAAGCAACAAGAAGAAGCAGAGAGACGCAAGCGCCTTGAAGATCGTAAGTGG AGAAGAAAGGAAAAAGAATATGCCCTGTATGGTGGGACATCGCCACCTGAAGCTGACGCTGCGTTGGATGATGAAGATGTGGAGCATAGTGATAAGATGGAACTAAACCCATCAGTTTCTG GGATGAAAGCATATGATAATGGCGATATGATGGTTACTGTTACAACGAGGGCTATCACTCGTGAAGAAGATTATCCTACCCAAAAAGCAGCAGCACCACCGTCATCAGTGTCTACTGACGGAGCTGAGAAAAAGCATAATATTCCTGTTAGCAAGAAGAAATCCTTTAAAAAAGTCCGTAAAGGTAGATCCCGACCAAAGCTAAATTCCAAAAGGGATCGAAGGAAAGGGAAGAATAATGCTAATAAGAGACGGCACTAG
- the LOC130814928 gene encoding vacuolar protein sorting-associated protein 28 homolog 2: protein MEVKLWNDKREREMYENFAELFAIIKATEKLEKAYIRDIISPSEYENECLKLITHFKTLSSSLKDTVPSIERFVDTYKMDCPAALNRLVTSGVPATVEHRAAAAASSTTSAAIVAECVQNFITAMDSLKLNMVAVDQVYPLLSDLSSSLNKLSLLPPDFEGKTKMKEWLGRLSKMGASDELTEQQARQLHFDLESSYNSFMAALPNAGT from the coding sequence ATGGAAGTGAAATTATGGAATGATAAGCGTGAAAGAGAAATGTATGAGAATTTTGCTGAACTATTTGCCATTATTAAGGCTACTGAGAAGCTAGAAAAAGCTTACATTAGGGATATTATTTCTCCTTCAGAATATGAAAATGAATGCCTCAAATTGATTACCCATTTCAAAaccctttcttcttcattgaaaGATACTGTCCCCAGCATTGAGAGATTTGTTGATACCTATAAAATGGACTGCCCTGCTGCTTTGAATAGGCTAGTCACATCTGGGGTACCTGCTACTGTTGAGCATAGGGCAGCAGCTGCTGCTTCCTCCACCACTTCGGCCGCTATTGTAGCTGAATGTGTTCAAAACTTCATCACGGCTATGGACTCGTTGAAATTGAACATGGTGGCTGTTGATCAAGTGTACCCTTTGTTGTCGGACCTCTCGTCATCGCTGAATAAGCTTAGTTTATTGCCACCTGATTTCGAGGGGAAGACGAAAATGAAAGAGTGGCTCGGTCGGTTGTCTAAGATGGGAGCTTCTGATGAATTGACTGAGCAGCAAGCAAGGCAACTTCACTTTGATCTTGAGTCATCATACAACTCTTTCATGGCTGCTTTGCCTAATGCTGGTACTTGA
- the LOC130814927 gene encoding sphingosine kinase 1-like, protein MDTLQESSSSVILSETVTLNGTQLPLTFNSNGTLQWIDLGNQKCLSLEKEVLGISLEGSRIILKCVVKTNNGGILFCFPSEESARRKLVIEVSSNESLHVWFQKLREFLDSLGRPKRLFILVNPFGGKKSATNVFENTVQPLLEDAEIQFTLQETQYQLHAKELVHGLDLTKYDGVVCVSGDGILVEVVNGLLQRDDWSTAIKMPIGVIPAGSGNAVAKSLLDSGGDPLSAFNATIAIIRGHKTSLDVATVLQGNTRFFSVLMLAWGLVADIDLESEIWRWMGSARFDLYALKRILLLRKYNGRVHFVPASGYEDYTEKISQKVSSIQDVPFSILNIKQTDGQASGHVGPDIDLKNMNWRTIEGPFVSVWIHNVRWGSEKALAAPNAQFSDGCLDIILIKDCSKLALLSILLELNNGNHVKSPHVLYFKVKAIILEPGSRVNDSTKGGIIDCDGEVLARGNGTYKCEEKTLMSYENLQITIDQGLATLFCPL, encoded by the exons ATGGATACTCTACAAGAATCATCATCTTCAGTCATACTCTCAGAAACAGTTACTCTTAACGGGACCCAACTTCCATTAACCTTTAACTCCAACGGTACTCTCCAGTGGATTGACTTAGGAAATCAGAAATGCTTGTCTTTAGAAAAAGAAGTTCTTGGAATTTCCTTAGAAGGTTCAAGAATTATTCTCAAATGTGTAGTCAAAACTAATAATGGTGGGATTTTGTTTTGCTTCCCTAGCGAGGAATCAGCGAGGAGGAAATTAGTTATTGAGGTTTCTTCAAATGAATCTCTTCATGTTTGGTTTCAGAAGCTTCGAGAATTTCTTGATTCTCTTG GTCGTCCAAAGAGgttatttattttggtgaacCCGTTTGGCGGGAAGAAGTCTGCGACAAATGTCTTTGAGAACACTGTTCAACCTTTGCTTGAGGATGCCGAAATCCAATTTACATTGCAAG AAACTCAATATCAACTGCACGCAAAAGAACTTGTTCACGGACTGGATCTTACTAAATATGATGGCGTTGTTTGTGTTAGTGGTGATGGCATCTTGGTTGAG GTTGTGAATGGCTTGCTGCAAAGAGACGATTGGAGTACTGCTATAAAGATGCCTATTGGTGTGATTCCTGCAG gtaGTGGAAACGCTGTAGCTAAGTCTTTGTTGGATTCAGGTGGTGATCCTTTATCTGCATTTAATGCCACTATTGCAATCATTCGGG GGCACAAGACCTCCCTCGATGTTGCTACTGTTTTACAAGGGAATACAAGATTTTTTAGTGTCTTGATGCTTGCATGGG GGCTCGTGGCAGATATTGACCTCGAATCAGAAATATGGAGGTGGATGGGAAGTGCTCGTTTCGATTTATAT GCTCTGAAAAGAATATTACTGTTGAGGAAATATAATGGACGCGTTCATTTCGTCCCTGCATCTGGTTATGAAGATTACACAGAGAAGATAAGCCAAAAAGTATCATCAATTCAAGATGTGCCATTTTCCATTTTGAATATAAAGCAGACTGATGGTCAAGCCAGCGGTCATGTAGGGCCTGACATTGATCTAAAGAACATGAACTGGAGGACCATAGAAGGACCTTTTGTTTCAGTTTGGATCCATAATGTACGTTGGGGTAGTGAAAAAGCATTGGCAGCTCCAAATGCCCAG TTTTCAGATGGCTGTTTAGATATAATCCTTATTAAGGATTGCTCGAAATTGGCTTTGCTGTCAATATTGCTTGAATTGAACAATGGTAACCATGTCAAGTCACCACACGTGTTATACTTCAAG GTGAAAGCCATAATTTTGGAGCCGGGTTCACGTGTCAACGACTCAACAAAGGGAGGAATTATAGACTGTGATGGCGAGGTGTTGGCTAGAGGCAACGGTACATACAAATGTGAGGAAAAGACCTTAATGTCATATGAAAATCTTCAAATTACCATTGATCAAGGTCTAGCTACTCTTTTTTGTCCTCTATAG
- the LOC130814926 gene encoding uncharacterized protein LOC130814926, whose product MEKIQPLIMSLKIILMSIGAISFAILLSVRIPNTVVVSDLTTSFSALRSWLQPPYLYFIINAIIITIVASSRFHHNHHAPPSKDTSSPHLPLQLHHQHDVISVRADQFSPYGIVSHVAEAVGGIRGFEYNDVVSVKDVIEEEEVVVKKINDESMVAEKSTWTPPPQSKPLIRQEAFEKVSPEFLSAKPPATSRFGHHHRRPAKANTQIEGGSKALKVLKPKKQDTLESTWKAITEGRHIPLNRHLKKSDTWEHQDRQIDLLNDPSPFPTVVKKSETFHEQRTNYVSPPVTSTKLKKEPSLSQDELNRRVEAFIHKFNEDMRLQRQQSMQQFMEMINRAV is encoded by the exons atggaaaaaatacaACCCCTAATAATGTCcttgaaaatcatattaatgTCAATTGGGGCAATCTCATTTGCCATCCTCTTATCCGTTAGAATTCCTAACACTGTCGTCGTCTCCGACCTCACGACGTCGTTTTCCGCCCTCCGATCATGGCTTCAACCACCATATCTTTATTTCATCATCAACgccatcatcatcaccattGTCGCTTCGTCTCGCTTCCACCACAACCACCATGCGCCACCGAGTAAAGACACGTCATCACCTCATCTACCACTGCAGCTCCATCATCAGCATGACGTCATATCTGTTCGTGCTGATCAGTTCTCACCATACGGTATCGTTTCACATGTGGCGGAAGCTGTTGGAGGTATTAGGGGGTTTGAGTATAACGATGTCGTTTCTGTTAAGGATGTGATTGAAGAGGAGGAAGTTGTTGTTAAGAAGATTAATGATGAATCTATGGTTGCGGAAAAGTCCACGTGGACTCCTCCGCCGCAGTCTAAGCCGTTGATTAGACAGGAAGCTTTTGAGAAAGTTTCGCCGGAGTTTTTATCGGCTAAGCCACCGGCTACTTCGAGGTTTGGTCATCATCATCGCCGTCCTGCTAAAGCTAATACTCAAATTGAAG GTGGATCAAAAGCATTGAAGGTACTAAAGCCAAAGAAACAAGATACATTGGAGAGTACTTGGAAAGCCATAACAGAAGGACGCCACATACCTTTGAATAGACATCTGAAGAAGTCTGATACGTGGGAGCATCAAGACCGTCAGATTGACTTGCTAAATGATCCATCTCCTTTTCCAACGGTGGTGAAAAAATCTGAAACGTTCCATGAACAACGAACCAATTATGTTTCACCACCTGTCACGTCAACGAAGTTAAAGAAAGAGCCATCACTGAGTCAAGATGAGTTGAACCGCCGAGTTGAAGCGTTCATCCACAAATTCAACGAGGACATGAGATTGCAAAGGCAACAATCCATGCAACAATTTATGGAGATGATTAATCGTGCGGtttga